Proteins from one Thermotoga sp. SG1 genomic window:
- a CDS encoding endoglucanase, giving the protein MVELTGPGTVDFFWNNTPLSMELNLWNVERYRGTVSLKFDGEKLTFNGDIENLSAREPERYVLGYPEFYYGYKPWEKHMAEGTKLPVPVFSIKSFSVGLSFEIDHKSHLPLNFAMETWLTRKKYQTEASIGDVEIMVWFYFNELTPGGKKVGEYTISFELNGEKTRCSWELWHAEWNWDYLAFRLKDPVRKGRVRFDVRDFLDIAWEYLSRFTRVKNFDELYFTVWEVGTEFGSPETESARFEWVFKDFSIDMEVRE; this is encoded by the coding sequence GTGGTGGAACTCACCGGGCCAGGAACAGTGGATTTTTTCTGGAACAATACACCGTTGTCCATGGAGTTGAATCTTTGGAACGTAGAAAGGTACAGGGGAACAGTATCGTTGAAGTTCGACGGAGAAAAGCTCACCTTCAATGGTGATATTGAGAATCTTTCTGCCAGAGAACCGGAAAGATACGTTCTCGGTTATCCTGAGTTTTACTACGGATACAAACCCTGGGAAAAACACATGGCAGAGGGAACAAAACTCCCGGTACCTGTGTTTTCTATTAAATCGTTTTCTGTAGGCCTTTCCTTTGAGATAGATCATAAATCTCATCTTCCATTGAACTTTGCCATGGAGACTTGGCTCACAAGAAAGAAATACCAGACGGAAGCTTCTATCGGAGATGTAGAGATCATGGTGTGGTTCTATTTTAACGAACTCACACCAGGTGGAAAGAAAGTAGGAGAATACACCATTTCGTTCGAGTTGAACGGTGAGAAAACCCGCTGCAGCTGGGAGCTCTGGCATGCAGAATGGAACTGGGATTATCTTGCTTTTCGGCTTAAAGATCCTGTGAGAAAAGGAAGAGTAAGATTCGACGTGAGAGATTTCCTCGACATTGCATGGGAGTATCTTTCAAGGTTCACCCGCGTGAAAAATTTTGATGAGCTGTATTTCACCGTCTGGGAGGTCGGTACCGAGTTTGGAAGTCCAGAAACAGAGAGTGCCAGGTTCGAATGGGTGTTCAAAGACTTTTCAATCGATATGGAGGTGAGAGAATGA
- a CDS encoding endoglucanase, with the protein MRWIVSLLVMVSALFFSSEVVLTDVGATDITFNGFPVTMELNFWNVKSYEGETWLKFDGEKVQFYADIYNVVLQNPDSWVHGYPEIYYGYKPWAAHNSGTEVLPVKVKNLPDFYVTLDYSIWYENNLPINLAMETWITRKPDQTSVSSGNVEIMVWFYNNILMPGGQKVDEFTTTIEINGSPVETKWDVYFAPWSWDYLAFRLTTPMKDGKVKINVKDFVEKAAEIIEKHSTRVENFEEMYFCVWEIGTEFGDPNTTKAKFGWTFRDFSVETAE; encoded by the coding sequence ATGAGGTGGATTGTCTCTCTTTTAGTGATGGTTTCTGCTCTTTTCTTCTCATCTGAAGTTGTCCTCACAGACGTTGGTGCGACAGACATCACGTTCAACGGTTTTCCGGTGACCATGGAACTCAACTTCTGGAACGTCAAATCCTACGAAGGAGAGACATGGCTCAAGTTCGATGGAGAAAAAGTTCAGTTCTACGCAGACATCTACAACGTTGTTCTTCAAAACCCAGACAGCTGGGTTCACGGCTATCCAGAAATATACTACGGCTACAAACCATGGGCGGCGCACAACAGCGGAACAGAAGTTCTTCCTGTAAAGGTAAAAAATCTCCCTGACTTTTACGTAACCCTTGATTATTCAATCTGGTATGAAAACAACCTTCCGATCAACCTCGCAATGGAAACGTGGATCACAAGAAAGCCAGATCAGACATCAGTTTCCTCTGGAAACGTCGAGATCATGGTATGGTTCTACAACAACATCTTGATGCCAGGTGGGCAGAAAGTAGACGAATTCACAACAACGATCGAGATAAACGGCTCTCCAGTGGAGACAAAGTGGGACGTCTACTTTGCACCGTGGAGCTGGGATTATCTTGCCTTCAGGCTCACAACTCCTATGAAAGATGGAAAGGTGAAGATCAATGTGAAAGATTTTGTAGAAAAAGCAGCAGAAATCATAGAGAAACACTCAACAAGAGTGGAAAACTTCGAAGAGATGTACTTCTGTGTCTGGGAGATAGGGACAGAGTTCGGTGATCCGAACACAACGAAAGCAAAATTTGGATGGACCTTCAGGGATTTCTCCGTTGAAACTGCAGAATGA
- a CDS encoding ferritin family protein → MKVKDVLTMAIRLEEEGERFYRELSEHFDGEIKRTFLELADQERVHAEIFRNMSDQDLWDEVDSYLSGYAFYEIFPSIDEILKRKDLTLKEILEIAISVEKDSIILYYELKDGLMDSDEQKTVKKIIEQEKEHLRKLLALKREGS, encoded by the coding sequence ATGAAGGTAAAAGACGTTTTGACGATGGCCATCAGACTGGAAGAAGAAGGTGAAAGGTTTTACAGGGAGCTTTCGGAACATTTCGATGGAGAGATAAAGAGAACTTTTCTTGAACTTGCAGATCAGGAAAGGGTTCACGCGGAGATCTTCAGAAATATGTCTGATCAGGATTTATGGGATGAAGTGGATTCTTACCTTTCAGGATACGCCTTCTACGAGATTTTTCCAAGCATTGATGAAATCCTGAAAAGAAAAGATCTTACCCTGAAAGAGATTCTGGAGATCGCCATATCTGTTGAAAAAGACAGCATAATCCTCTACTACGAACTCAAAGATGGTCTTATGGACTCCGACGAACAGAAAACAGTGAAGAAGATCATCGAGCAAGAAAAGGAGCATTTAAGGAAGCTTCTCGCACTGAAACGCGAAGGATCCTGA
- a CDS encoding RrF2 family transcriptional regulator, whose protein sequence is MFGKCQKHIRYALRLLMRLSLENRPMSSSELAEKEHITRSFTLKVLHYLKRSGLVSSIKGKNGGFVLARSADEISFLDIIKAFEKDLVIVDCSDRCENYKYCRAKYFWSWLSDNLKELFSSITLRDIASGSFAFQCEKLP, encoded by the coding sequence GTGTTTGGAAAGTGTCAGAAACATATTCGATACGCTCTCAGGCTCCTTATGAGACTGTCTCTGGAAAACAGGCCAATGTCTTCTTCAGAGCTCGCCGAAAAAGAGCACATCACCAGAAGTTTCACCCTGAAAGTCCTTCACTATCTCAAAAGATCCGGCCTTGTCTCTTCCATCAAAGGGAAAAACGGTGGTTTTGTGCTTGCAAGGTCTGCGGATGAGATTTCGTTTCTAGATATCATCAAGGCTTTTGAAAAAGACCTTGTTATTGTGGACTGCAGTGATCGATGTGAGAATTATAAGTACTGCAGGGCAAAGTACTTCTGGAGCTGGCTGTCAGATAATTTGAAGGAACTGTTTTCAAGTATCACGTTGAGAGATATCGCTTCAGGATCCTTCGCGTTTCAGTGCGAGAAGCTTCCTTAA
- the menA gene encoding 1,4-dihydroxy-2-naphthoate octaprenyltransferase produces the protein MLKYLIAMRPFSFVASTFPVTTGAMLAEDFSLTRYILSLIAAVLLHAGVNTTNDYFDYKKGVDTKDSLGSSGLLVSGKITLKEELLLSVLCYVASVILGIFLIKMSGPALLWIGLVGLVLGYAYTGHPFYLKYRALGMFLVFILMGPLMVLGAYYVQTGRFSVEAFLISIPVGIATDLILLANEIRDSEYDRRSGIKTLPILISDLASSYLYAVLVGIIYVFIFILVITNVLKPIALVSLVALSLYIGVIRQLFQKSTGKKSARKIAGVDKMSALAEMILFVSMILGLVG, from the coding sequence GTGTTGAAGTACCTTATAGCTATGAGGCCTTTTTCCTTCGTTGCAAGTACCTTTCCTGTCACCACTGGAGCCATGTTGGCAGAAGATTTCTCCCTGACCAGATACATTCTATCACTGATTGCTGCTGTTTTGCTTCATGCTGGTGTCAACACCACGAATGACTATTTTGATTACAAAAAAGGTGTTGATACAAAAGATTCTCTTGGCTCGAGTGGACTTCTTGTATCGGGAAAGATCACCCTGAAAGAAGAACTTCTTCTGAGTGTTCTGTGTTACGTTGCGAGTGTGATTCTGGGAATTTTTCTCATAAAGATGTCTGGACCTGCTCTTTTGTGGATCGGACTTGTCGGGCTGGTTCTTGGTTATGCTTACACGGGCCATCCCTTCTATTTGAAATACAGAGCTCTTGGTATGTTCCTTGTGTTCATCCTCATGGGACCTCTGATGGTTCTTGGGGCGTACTACGTTCAAACTGGAAGGTTCTCAGTTGAAGCGTTTCTGATCTCCATTCCGGTGGGGATTGCCACCGATCTGATACTTCTTGCAAACGAAATCAGAGATTCCGAATATGACAGAAGAAGCGGTATCAAAACGCTTCCCATTCTTATCAGTGATCTTGCATCTTCTTATCTTTATGCTGTTCTGGTCGGAATCATATACGTTTTCATCTTTATCCTGGTCATCACGAACGTTCTAAAACCCATTGCTCTTGTCAGTCTGGTGGCTCTTTCCCTGTACATCGGTGTAATAAGACAGTTGTTTCAGAAATCCACCGGAAAAAAGAGTGCCAGAAAAATCGCCGGTGTCGACAAAATGAGTGCACTGGCAGAGATGATACTCTTTGTTTCCATGATTCTGGGACTCGTGGGGTGA
- a CDS encoding CPBP family intramembrane glutamic endopeptidase, producing MRRIPLPGFFLVLTGLFAGWYVVFQTDVLDFWWRMFLTTLVFSLVVILLGGKRNVVPNRYEPPLIIYSALIAYLVFVIGYLISLLIPAFHNDVVSVYELSTGQSVVKVTILLLFIAFFEEIIWRGFIAEFLLQKMDVLPAVLISSILYSIVHVFTGNIALIVGAFVLGLILSFLYVVTGKVSTPAFSHALWSLLIFVLLPLRGG from the coding sequence ATGAGAAGAATACCGCTTCCTGGTTTCTTTCTTGTTTTGACAGGGCTTTTTGCAGGATGGTACGTTGTTTTCCAGACGGATGTTCTAGATTTCTGGTGGAGGATGTTTTTGACAACGTTGGTTTTCTCCCTTGTTGTGATTCTTCTTGGCGGAAAGAGAAACGTGGTGCCCAACCGGTACGAGCCACCATTGATAATCTACTCTGCCCTGATCGCATACCTTGTCTTCGTGATTGGTTATTTGATCTCACTTTTGATTCCGGCTTTTCACAACGATGTTGTCAGCGTCTACGAACTCTCGACAGGACAGAGTGTTGTGAAAGTGACGATCCTTCTTCTGTTCATTGCCTTCTTTGAGGAGATCATATGGCGAGGTTTCATAGCGGAGTTTCTCCTTCAAAAGATGGACGTTTTGCCTGCTGTTTTGATTTCTTCAATTCTATACAGTATAGTTCACGTTTTCACCGGAAATATTGCTCTTATAGTTGGAGCGTTTGTTCTTGGATTGATTCTTTCGTTTCTATACGTGGTCACTGGAAAAGTGAGTACACCCGCTTTTTCTCACGCTCTGTGGAGTCTTCTCATATTCGTTCTTCTTCCTCTGAGAGGAGGATGA
- a CDS encoding electron transfer flavoprotein subunit beta/FixA family protein: MNVVVCIKQVPDTTNVRIDRKTNNLVREGVPSIINPDDERALEFASQLKERFGATVYVITMGPPQAKEALKDAIAFGLDEAVHLSDRAFAGADTLATTYTLYWGIKKIEEKIGKIDLILTGKQAVDGDTGQVGPGLATRFGYTLGAYVVRIEELDPEKREMVIVRRLDRGFEKIRLKMPAVLTITDELNKPRYADLPNLIRAIRYEPIVWTHKDLGLDPKKCGFFGSPTRVVSTNIPPARKGGDIISKNEDPEVAAEKLIEALKKFGAVRLVEALRPILEGEKNE, encoded by the coding sequence ATGAACGTAGTTGTCTGTATCAAACAGGTTCCCGACACAACGAACGTCAGGATCGACAGAAAGACGAACAACCTCGTGAGGGAAGGAGTGCCCTCCATAATTAACCCGGACGACGAAAGGGCTCTTGAATTTGCTTCGCAATTGAAAGAAAGATTTGGAGCAACGGTCTACGTGATAACGATGGGGCCACCGCAGGCAAAGGAAGCTCTGAAAGATGCCATTGCCTTTGGTCTGGATGAGGCGGTTCATTTGAGTGACAGAGCGTTCGCAGGAGCAGACACGCTCGCTACAACCTACACCCTCTACTGGGGAATAAAGAAGATAGAGGAAAAGATAGGAAAGATAGATCTCATTTTGACGGGAAAACAGGCGGTGGATGGTGATACTGGGCAAGTTGGCCCTGGTCTTGCCACGAGGTTTGGATACACCCTTGGTGCCTACGTTGTTCGAATAGAAGAACTCGATCCAGAGAAAAGAGAGATGGTGATTGTCAGAAGACTGGACCGCGGTTTTGAAAAGATTCGCTTGAAAATGCCAGCAGTTCTCACAATAACGGACGAGCTGAACAAACCAAGGTACGCGGATCTTCCGAATCTCATCAGAGCGATCAGGTACGAACCCATCGTTTGGACCCACAAAGATCTGGGACTCGATCCCAAAAAATGTGGTTTTTTCGGATCTCCCACAAGAGTTGTGAGTACGAACATCCCTCCTGCAAGAAAGGGTGGGGATATCATATCGAAGAACGAAGATCCTGAGGTGGCAGCGGAAAAACTCATAGAGGCTCTGAAGAAGTTCGGGGCTGTTCGTCTTGTGGAGGCTTTGAGACCCATTCTGGAAGGTGAGAAAAATGAGTGA
- a CDS encoding electron transfer flavoprotein subunit alpha/FixB family protein, translating into MSEKKLIFVLIEHHDGRAHPVSWELIGKARELASKLENSEVWGVLLGEGLENVAKETIHRGADKVLYVKNREFNTYVNYLYKRALVDMVRKYKPEIFLIGATLEGRELAGMVATELETGLTADCTGLDIIPDKKLLAMTRPTFGGNLMATIMCPDHRPQMATVRPGVMRELPPDPERTGEIIEEEYDLGTYEKLIEILETIPLQTQVNLEYAPVVVAGGKGVGGPEGFKKLKELADLLGGEVGASRAAVKAGWISPEYQVGQTGKTVRPVIYFACGISGAIQHVVGIKESEIIVAINIDENAPIFDIADIGIVGDLHKVVPAITSKLRDLLNRSGVRR; encoded by the coding sequence ATGAGTGAGAAGAAGCTGATTTTCGTTCTGATCGAACACCACGACGGTAGAGCTCATCCTGTCTCCTGGGAGCTCATTGGAAAGGCAAGAGAGCTTGCCTCAAAACTGGAGAACTCGGAAGTGTGGGGAGTTCTACTTGGAGAGGGACTGGAAAATGTAGCAAAAGAGACAATACATCGGGGAGCAGACAAAGTTCTCTACGTGAAGAACAGAGAGTTCAACACGTACGTGAACTATCTCTACAAGAGAGCCCTCGTGGACATGGTGAGAAAGTACAAGCCCGAGATATTCCTGATAGGTGCAACTCTTGAGGGAAGAGAACTTGCCGGAATGGTGGCAACCGAGCTGGAGACCGGACTGACTGCCGACTGTACAGGACTCGATATAATACCCGATAAAAAGCTCCTCGCCATGACGAGACCCACCTTCGGTGGGAACCTCATGGCGACCATCATGTGTCCAGATCACCGGCCCCAGATGGCAACGGTGAGGCCCGGAGTGATGAGGGAGCTTCCTCCAGATCCCGAAAGAACAGGAGAGATCATCGAGGAAGAATACGACCTTGGAACCTATGAAAAGTTGATCGAGATCCTGGAGACGATACCGCTTCAAACTCAGGTGAATCTCGAGTACGCTCCCGTCGTGGTTGCCGGTGGAAAGGGAGTGGGAGGGCCGGAAGGCTTCAAGAAATTGAAGGAACTTGCAGATCTTCTTGGAGGGGAGGTAGGGGCATCCAGGGCTGCTGTGAAGGCTGGCTGGATCTCTCCAGAGTACCAAGTTGGTCAGACCGGAAAAACCGTAAGACCAGTCATCTACTTTGCGTGCGGTATCTCTGGTGCGATCCAGCACGTTGTGGGAATAAAGGAGTCTGAAATCATCGTTGCCATCAACATCGATGAAAACGCACCGATATTCGACATAGCCGACATAGGTATAGTTGGAGATCTTCACAAGGTAGTTCCTGCGATCACATCGAAGCTCAGAGACCTTTTGAACAGAAGCGGGGTGAGAAGATGA
- a CDS encoding NAD(P)/FAD-dependent oxidoreductase, translated as MKIEFDVVVIGAGPSGLSCAYVLARNGLKVAVVEKGEYPGSKNVMGGVLYVHPLKELMPDFLERVSSSKALERNVIEQNLWVLGKDGVVKIGHRNAEWKEKPNAFTVLRANFDRWFAQEVEKAGALIIPKTKVEDFLRNEKGEIVGVVTSRPKGEIHSKAVVIAEGVNPILTMKAGLRKEDLKPHMVAVAVKEVISVPEDVVNRMFGVEGNDGATIELLGSWSEGMFGMGFLYANRSSVSLGCGVLLEDLRKKKIKPYQLLENLKNHPVISDMLGEYKNNTMEYLAHLIPEGGYYAMPKVYGDRVLVCGDAAMLVNSIHREGSNHAITSGRLAAETLLEAFEKGDLSEKTLKNYYLRLKESFILKDLEKYKDLMPTMEKNHQFVEVYPDLANDALKRFLQVDGTPKWDVQKQIADMVLSRRSLLGISLDLLRFWKAVR; from the coding sequence ATGAAGATAGAATTCGACGTGGTCGTAATCGGGGCAGGACCGTCTGGCCTTTCCTGTGCGTACGTTCTTGCAAGAAACGGGCTCAAGGTTGCCGTGGTGGAAAAGGGAGAATATCCCGGCTCCAAGAACGTGATGGGAGGAGTCCTTTACGTTCATCCATTGAAAGAGTTAATGCCCGATTTCTTAGAGAGAGTCTCCAGTTCGAAGGCCCTGGAGAGAAACGTCATAGAACAGAATCTATGGGTCCTCGGAAAAGATGGTGTTGTGAAAATCGGTCACAGAAACGCTGAGTGGAAAGAAAAGCCAAACGCCTTCACCGTCTTGAGGGCAAATTTCGATAGATGGTTCGCTCAGGAAGTGGAGAAAGCGGGGGCTCTGATCATACCGAAAACCAAGGTAGAGGATTTCCTCAGGAACGAAAAAGGAGAGATAGTGGGTGTTGTGACTTCAAGACCTAAAGGAGAGATACACAGCAAGGCGGTTGTGATCGCTGAAGGTGTGAACCCCATTCTCACGATGAAGGCAGGTCTCAGAAAAGAAGACCTGAAACCTCACATGGTGGCCGTTGCCGTGAAAGAAGTGATCAGTGTTCCTGAAGACGTCGTGAACAGGATGTTCGGTGTTGAAGGAAACGATGGAGCAACGATAGAACTTCTTGGAAGCTGGTCTGAGGGAATGTTCGGAATGGGATTTCTCTACGCCAACAGGTCTTCTGTATCTCTGGGGTGTGGTGTCCTTCTCGAAGACCTCAGAAAGAAGAAGATAAAGCCGTATCAACTCCTGGAAAATCTGAAGAACCATCCCGTCATCTCCGACATGCTTGGAGAGTACAAAAACAACACCATGGAGTACCTGGCACATCTGATCCCTGAAGGTGGATACTACGCCATGCCGAAGGTGTATGGAGACAGGGTACTCGTGTGTGGAGACGCAGCGATGCTTGTGAACTCGATACACCGTGAAGGGTCGAACCACGCGATCACATCGGGAAGACTCGCTGCCGAAACACTCCTTGAGGCCTTTGAAAAGGGTGATCTCTCCGAGAAGACCCTGAAGAATTACTACCTCAGGTTGAAGGAATCTTTCATACTGAAGGATCTGGAAAAGTACAAGGACCTCATGCCCACAATGGAGAAAAATCACCAGTTCGTTGAAGTCTATCCTGATCTTGCAAACGATGCTTTGAAGAGATTCCTACAGGTCGATGGAACGCCGAAATGGGATGTTCAGAAGCAGATCGCTGATATGGTTCTCTCCAGGAGGAGCCTGCTTGGGATCTCCCTGGACCTTCTCAGATTCTGGAAGGCTGTGAGGTGA
- a CDS encoding ferredoxin family protein — protein MRIEDKLYLNRYRTDEENPHLKIKDESVCAKKCADRPCISCCPADVYEWTEKGMEVKFEGCLECGTCRVVCPFGNIEWEYPRGNYGILYKFG, from the coding sequence GTGAGGATCGAGGATAAACTCTACCTGAACAGATACAGAACGGACGAGGAAAATCCCCATTTGAAGATAAAAGACGAAAGCGTCTGCGCAAAAAAGTGTGCTGATCGGCCGTGTATAAGTTGCTGCCCTGCGGACGTGTACGAGTGGACGGAAAAAGGAATGGAAGTGAAGTTCGAGGGGTGTCTTGAGTGCGGTACCTGCAGGGTGGTCTGCCCATTTGGGAATATAGAATGGGAGTATCCGAGGGGGAACTACGGGATACTATACAAATTCGGGTGA